A window from Enterocloster bolteae encodes these proteins:
- a CDS encoding TrkH family potassium uptake protein produces MNEKLFGKKPKHYRLKKHISQTQFIAYGFFLIIMTGSLLLMLPIASRDGQSEPFLNCLFTATSASCVTGLVVADTWTQWSLFGQMVLLVLIQLGGLGFISIGIFLSIVLRRKIGLKERGLMQESVNTLQIGGMVKLAKKIIIGTAVFEGAGAVILACRFIPEYGLVHGTWYGIFHSVSAFCNAGFDLMGHTSQYSSLCNYEGDWVVIGTISFLIITGGIGFIVWDDLSRKKLDFRHYMLHTKIVLVTTAVLLITSTILFYLMERNNILVGMNGSESFLACFFSAVTPRTAGFNNVDTAALTDGSKFLSAILMFIGGSPGSTAGGIKTSTLAVLLLYVHSNIRQTYGVEIFGRRLEDESIRQSACILTINLGLMLAATIAIMVSQNLPMSDVFFETCSAIGTSGMSTGVTRSLNSFSRIVIILLMYCGRIGSLSFALAFTRSNRKPHVQLPAERITIG; encoded by the coding sequence ATGAATGAGAAGCTGTTTGGAAAAAAACCAAAACATTACCGTTTAAAAAAACATATATCACAGACCCAGTTCATTGCCTATGGGTTTTTCCTGATTATCATGACAGGAAGCCTGCTTCTGATGCTTCCCATAGCCAGCAGGGACGGGCAGAGCGAGCCATTCCTCAACTGCCTGTTTACGGCAACCAGCGCTTCCTGCGTGACGGGGCTGGTGGTGGCAGATACCTGGACCCAGTGGAGCCTGTTTGGCCAGATGGTGCTGCTGGTGCTGATTCAGCTGGGGGGATTGGGGTTTATCAGCATCGGCATTTTCCTGTCTATTGTTCTGAGAAGGAAAATCGGACTCAAAGAGCGGGGGCTTATGCAGGAAAGCGTCAACACCCTGCAGATTGGCGGCATGGTGAAGCTGGCCAAGAAAATCATCATCGGCACAGCTGTTTTTGAGGGAGCAGGCGCTGTTATACTGGCCTGCCGGTTTATTCCGGAGTACGGTCTGGTCCACGGTACCTGGTATGGAATATTTCATTCTGTTTCGGCCTTTTGTAATGCCGGCTTTGACCTGATGGGACACACCAGCCAGTATAGTTCTCTTTGTAATTATGAGGGGGACTGGGTGGTTATAGGAACTATATCCTTCCTGATTATTACAGGCGGTATCGGATTCATTGTCTGGGACGATTTGTCTAGGAAGAAGCTGGATTTCCGCCACTACATGCTTCACACCAAAATCGTGCTGGTTACAACGGCAGTTCTTCTGATTACCAGCACCATACTCTTTTATCTGATGGAGCGCAATAATATTCTGGTGGGAATGAATGGTTCTGAGTCCTTTCTGGCCTGTTTCTTCAGCGCGGTCACACCCAGGACAGCCGGATTTAACAATGTAGACACGGCAGCCCTGACAGACGGGAGCAAGTTTTTGTCAGCCATCCTCATGTTCATCGGAGGAAGCCCGGGCTCCACGGCCGGCGGTATCAAGACCAGCACCCTGGCAGTGCTTCTGCTTTACGTCCATTCCAATATCCGCCAGACATACGGGGTGGAGATATTCGGAAGAAGGCTGGAGGACGAGTCCATCAGGCAGTCGGCCTGTATTCTGACCATCAACCTGGGTCTGATGCTGGCAGCCACCATAGCCATTATGGTGTCCCAGAACCTGCCTATGTCGGATGTGTTCTTTGAGACATGTTCCGCTATAGGCACCTCAGGAATGAGCACAGGAGTTACCAGAAGCCTGAATTCATTTTCCCGGATTGTTATTATACTGCTTATGTACTGCGGACGAATCGGAAGCTTGTCCTTTGCCCTGGCATTCACCAGGTCCAACCGCAAGCCCCATGTGCAGCTGCCGGCAGAGCGGATTACCATAGGATAG
- a CDS encoding metal ABC transporter permease, translated as MNLIREMLSYPFLVRALAGGMMVSLCASLLGVSLVLRRYSMIGDGLSHVSFGALSIALAMGWSPLKISIPVVVLAAFFLLRITENSRIKSDAAIALISASALALGIIVTSLTTGMTTDVSSYMFGSILAMSREDVWLSVVLSLVVLGLFVICYNRIFAVTFDENFAKATGVNVGRYNIIIAVLTAVTIVLGMRMMGAMLISSLVIFPCLSSMRVFKSFGGVMVSSGLLSLACFFAGMVASYQFSIPAGASVVVVNLCAFLLFMAWQSLGRLRG; from the coding sequence ATGAATCTGATACGAGAAATGCTTTCCTACCCATTTCTGGTAAGGGCTCTTGCGGGCGGCATGATGGTATCCCTGTGCGCGTCCCTGCTGGGAGTGAGCCTGGTGCTCAGGCGGTACAGCATGATTGGGGACGGCTTGTCCCATGTGTCCTTCGGGGCCCTTTCCATTGCCCTGGCCATGGGATGGTCCCCCCTTAAGATATCCATTCCGGTGGTGGTCCTGGCTGCTTTTTTCCTGCTTCGGATTACGGAGAACAGCCGGATTAAAAGCGATGCGGCCATTGCCCTCATATCAGCCAGCGCCCTGGCGCTAGGCATCATCGTCACTTCCCTGACCACGGGTATGACCACGGATGTGAGCAGTTATATGTTCGGAAGCATCCTGGCCATGAGCAGGGAGGATGTTTGGCTCAGCGTGGTGCTGTCCCTGGTGGTGCTGGGGCTGTTTGTAATATGCTACAACCGCATATTTGCAGTGACCTTTGACGAGAATTTTGCCAAGGCAACAGGGGTCAATGTGGGCCGCTACAATATCATTATAGCTGTTCTCACGGCAGTGACCATTGTGCTGGGAATGAGGATGATGGGGGCCATGCTTATATCCAGCCTTGTGATATTTCCATGCCTTTCCTCCATGCGGGTATTCAAAAGCTTTGGAGGCGTCATGGTGTCCTCGGGCCTTCTGTCCCTGGCCTGCTTTTTCGCAGGCATGGTGGCATCCTACCAGTTTTCCATACCGGCCGGGGCCAGCGTGGTGGTGGTGAATCTGTGCGCTTTCCTTTTGTTCATGGCGTGGCAGTCCCTGGGCCGCCTGAGAGGCTGA
- a CDS encoding metal ABC transporter ATP-binding protein: MSPLIQCQHVDFGYDNQDAVTDVNMEVDPGDYLCIVGENGSGKSTLMKGLLGLIKPTGGTLVTADELKRTGIGYLPQQTAAQKDFPATVSEVVLSGCLNRRGMLPFYSKKEKEIADRNMEKLGITPIRKQCYRELSGGQQQRVLIARALCATSSLLILDEPITGLDPTAIQEFYTMIRRLNREDKVAILMVSHDLRNAVEEANKILHLQKRVLFYGPAHDYMNSQAAGHFFHEKEQGRCKPTAGCHTVKLHMHKEDKS, translated from the coding sequence ATGTCACCATTAATTCAATGCCAGCATGTGGACTTCGGATACGATAACCAGGATGCTGTGACCGATGTAAATATGGAAGTGGACCCCGGGGATTATCTGTGCATCGTGGGTGAGAACGGATCCGGCAAGAGTACACTGATGAAGGGGCTTTTGGGCTTAATCAAGCCTACGGGCGGAACGCTTGTAACGGCAGATGAGCTAAAGAGGACCGGTATCGGCTACCTGCCCCAGCAGACGGCCGCCCAGAAGGATTTTCCTGCCACTGTCTCAGAGGTGGTCTTAAGCGGCTGCTTAAACCGTAGGGGAATGCTTCCGTTTTATTCTAAGAAAGAAAAAGAGATTGCGGACAGGAACATGGAGAAGCTGGGGATCACACCCATCAGGAAGCAGTGCTACAGGGAGCTGTCCGGCGGGCAGCAGCAGCGGGTACTTATAGCCAGGGCCCTGTGCGCCACCAGCTCCCTGCTGATACTGGACGAGCCCATCACTGGGTTAGACCCCACGGCCATCCAGGAGTTTTACACCATGATCCGGAGGTTGAACAGGGAGGACAAGGTGGCTATACTCATGGTGTCCCATGACCTGAGAAATGCGGTGGAGGAGGCCAATAAGATACTTCACCTGCAAAAGCGTGTCCTGTTCTACGGGCCTGCCCACGACTATATGAACAGCCAGGCAGCCGGCCATTTCTTCCATGAAAAGGAACAGGGCAGATGCAAGCCCACAGCCGGATGCCACACGGTGAAGCTGCACATGCACAAGGAGGATAAATCATGA
- a CDS encoding metal ABC transporter substrate-binding protein, with translation MELNDRMPLRYRGITWLMALLGFAVMVISIWGCAAGQRPLESGKASAAGQEGKDDRILVVTTIFPYYDFVRQIAGDRVKLKLVVPAGMDSHSFEPTPADMIAMQEADVLICNGGEMEQWVEKVLGSLDTSHMKVLTMMDYVDVVEEEHVEGMEEEEEHRHEDGFEMHIEYDEHIWTSPVNARAIVKIISQTLSEAAPREKSRFEDNTQAYLKELKELDSQFRQVVNQGRLHMIVVADKFPFRYFADEYGLSYRAAFSGCSGDTEPSARTIAYLIDKVKEDRIPAVYYLELSSHRTAEIIQEETGAMPLLLHSCHNVTRKQFDEGVTYLQLMKQNVENLRYGLE, from the coding sequence ATGGAATTGAATGATAGAATGCCCCTGAGATACAGGGGAATTACGTGGCTTATGGCCTTGCTTGGTTTCGCAGTCATGGTCATAAGTATATGGGGATGCGCCGCCGGACAGAGGCCGCTTGAATCAGGAAAGGCGTCTGCTGCCGGCCAGGAGGGAAAGGATGACCGCATCCTTGTGGTAACCACCATCTTTCCCTACTATGATTTTGTGCGCCAGATTGCAGGGGACCGGGTGAAGCTTAAGCTGGTGGTGCCCGCGGGTATGGACAGCCATTCCTTTGAACCTACGCCTGCTGATATGATTGCCATGCAGGAGGCCGATGTGCTGATCTGCAACGGCGGCGAGATGGAGCAGTGGGTGGAGAAAGTGCTGGGCTCCCTGGACACCAGCCACATGAAGGTTCTGACCATGATGGACTATGTGGACGTGGTGGAGGAAGAGCATGTGGAAGGCATGGAGGAGGAGGAAGAACACCGCCATGAGGACGGCTTTGAGATGCACATTGAATACGATGAGCATATATGGACCTCCCCTGTCAATGCCCGGGCCATTGTAAAAATAATAAGCCAGACCTTGTCAGAGGCAGCTCCCCGGGAGAAAAGCCGTTTTGAGGATAATACCCAGGCATACCTGAAGGAACTTAAGGAACTGGACAGCCAGTTCCGACAGGTGGTAAACCAGGGGCGTCTCCATATGATTGTGGTGGCAGACAAGTTTCCCTTCCGCTATTTCGCGGATGAGTACGGCCTTTCCTACCGCGCTGCCTTTTCCGGGTGCAGCGGGGACACGGAGCCCAGCGCCAGGACCATTGCCTATCTGATAGACAAGGTAAAGGAGGACCGGATTCCGGCTGTCTATTACCTGGAGCTTTCCAGCCACAGGACAGCGGAAATCATTCAGGAGGAAACAGGAGCAATGCCCCTTCTTCTCCATTCCTGCCACAACGTGACCAGGAAGCAGTTCGACGAGGGCGTCACCTATCTCCAGCTTATGAAACAGAATGTGGAGAACCTGCGGTATGGGCTGGAATAA
- a CDS encoding HAD family hydrolase produces the protein MYKCCIFDLDGTLVNSIYAIQKSVNDTLSYWNMREISVEESRLYVGDGYKKLLERSLIACGDKELTHYEEAVERYQDIFRECCMYRVEAYEGIGELLEFLKSQGIFIAVLSNKPHPRTLDNVQGVFGKGYFDLVYGEREDKGIKKKPCPDGVWAIAEELGLSKSEILYLGDTNTDMETGDNAKVDTVGVTWGFRTREELMAFHPALIADHPSQVVQYIKDVNGIE, from the coding sequence ATGTATAAATGCTGTATATTCGACCTGGACGGGACCCTTGTGAATTCAATCTATGCCATCCAGAAGTCAGTGAATGATACCCTGAGTTATTGGAACATGCGTGAAATCAGCGTGGAGGAGAGCCGGCTCTATGTGGGGGACGGTTATAAGAAGCTGCTGGAGCGGTCCCTTATTGCCTGCGGGGATAAGGAGCTGACCCATTATGAGGAGGCGGTGGAGCGGTATCAGGACATTTTTCGGGAATGCTGTATGTACCGTGTGGAGGCATACGAGGGAATCGGGGAGCTTCTGGAGTTTTTAAAGTCGCAGGGCATTTTCATTGCAGTGCTGTCCAACAAGCCCCATCCCAGAACACTGGATAATGTGCAGGGAGTGTTTGGAAAGGGGTATTTTGACCTGGTCTACGGAGAGCGGGAGGATAAGGGAATCAAGAAGAAGCCTTGCCCTGACGGCGTATGGGCCATAGCGGAGGAACTGGGACTTTCAAAGAGCGAAATCCTCTATCTGGGGGATACCAACACGGACATGGAGACCGGGGACAATGCAAAGGTGGATACAGTGGGAGTGACCTGGGGATTTAGGACCAGGGAAGAGCTTATGGCTTTCCATCCGGCGCTTATTGCGGACCATCCGTCCCAGGTTGTTCAGTATATAAAGGATGTGAATGGAATTGAATGA
- a CDS encoding DegV family protein encodes MTNSYMITCCSTADLPASYLTERGIPYSCFHFRMNGMEYDDDLGKSIPIEDFYENIRQGAMPTTSQVNPEQYEAMFEPILKEGKDIIHMTLSSGISGTYNSAVIARDEMLERYPDRQIAVIDSCCASAGYGLLVDTAWEMMQAGAEYRELVSWIEENKKRVHHWFFTSDLTHLRRGGRISASAAFFGNMLNICPLLEVNAEGKLIPRDKYRGKKRVIREMVERMKEHAEQGDAYNGKCFLSQSSCPEDAEAVASLVEETFPHLNGKVFIVDIGTVIGSHTGPGTVCLVFWGDGRTV; translated from the coding sequence ATGACGAATTCCTATATGATTACCTGCTGTTCCACAGCCGATCTGCCGGCGTCTTATCTGACAGAGAGAGGCATCCCCTACTCCTGCTTTCATTTCCGGATGAACGGCATGGAATATGACGACGACCTGGGAAAGTCCATTCCCATTGAGGATTTTTACGAGAACATCAGGCAGGGCGCCATGCCCACCACGTCCCAGGTGAACCCGGAACAATACGAAGCCATGTTTGAGCCCATATTAAAAGAAGGAAAGGATATCATCCACATGACCCTCTCCTCCGGCATATCCGGCACCTATAATTCGGCAGTCATTGCCAGGGATGAGATGCTGGAGCGTTATCCGGACCGGCAGATTGCCGTCATTGACTCCTGCTGCGCCTCAGCGGGCTACGGACTTCTGGTGGACACGGCCTGGGAGATGATGCAGGCAGGTGCAGAATACAGGGAACTTGTATCCTGGATTGAGGAGAATAAAAAAAGGGTCCATCATTGGTTCTTCACCTCTGATTTGACCCATTTAAGACGGGGAGGACGCATCTCTGCCTCAGCTGCCTTCTTTGGCAATATGCTCAACATATGTCCCCTGCTGGAAGTGAATGCGGAAGGCAAACTGATTCCCCGGGACAAGTACCGGGGCAAGAAGCGCGTTATCCGGGAAATGGTGGAGCGGATGAAGGAACATGCTGAACAGGGCGATGCCTATAACGGAAAATGCTTCCTGTCCCAATCCTCCTGCCCCGAAGATGCCGAGGCAGTGGCCAGCCTGGTAGAGGAAACTTTCCCTCATTTAAACGGAAAGGTTTTCATCGTGGATATCGGCACTGTCATCGGCTCCCATACCGGTCCCGGCACCGTATGCCTGGTTTTCTGGGGAGACGGCAGAACCGTGTAG
- a CDS encoding DUF368 domain-containing protein produces the protein MNRDNVKIILKGMWIGGTMTVPGVSGGSMAMIMGVYDRLISSISSFFKEPAGSMAFLLKFVLGAGTGMVLFSRFISYLFTTRADVPLRFFFLGAVAGGVPMIYREAGVKKLDLGAVAYPAIGILGVVLLALIPSGLFTPDGSFGPAALLLQLAGGFIIAVGLVLPGISVSQMLYMLGIYETIIGNISSFHILPLIPLGAGVLGGIFLTTKVLERLMSRHPQPTYLIILGFMFGSLPELFPGIPTGADLAAALIAGAAGFAALYVMSMKEQRT, from the coding sequence GTGAATCGAGATAATGTGAAAATCATTTTAAAAGGAATGTGGATAGGGGGGACCATGACGGTGCCCGGAGTAAGCGGAGGGTCCATGGCCATGATTATGGGGGTTTATGACAGACTCATTTCATCCATCAGCTCCTTTTTCAAGGAACCTGCAGGAAGCATGGCCTTCCTGCTCAAATTCGTCCTGGGGGCAGGAACCGGAATGGTGCTGTTTTCGCGCTTTATCAGCTACCTGTTCACAACCAGGGCCGATGTTCCGCTCCGGTTTTTCTTCCTGGGAGCGGTGGCAGGAGGTGTTCCCATGATATACAGGGAGGCAGGCGTGAAAAAACTGGACCTGGGAGCGGTGGCCTATCCTGCCATAGGCATCCTGGGGGTGGTGCTTCTGGCGCTGATTCCCTCCGGACTTTTTACACCGGACGGAAGTTTCGGGCCCGCGGCCCTGCTCCTTCAGCTGGCTGGGGGATTCATCATTGCGGTGGGGCTGGTCCTGCCCGGAATCAGCGTGTCTCAGATGCTCTATATGCTGGGAATCTATGAAACCATTATAGGAAACATCAGCTCCTTTCATATCCTTCCCCTGATACCGCTGGGAGCCGGCGTGCTGGGCGGCATTTTCCTGACCACCAAGGTGCTGGAGCGGCTGATGTCCCGTCATCCCCAGCCCACCTATCTGATTATCCTGGGATTCATGTTCGGTTCCCTGCCGGAACTTTTTCCAGGTATCCCAACAGGCGCGGATCTGGCAGCGGCCCTTATAGCCGGAGCTGCGGGTTTTGCGGCTCTGTATGTGATGTCCATGAAAGAACAGAGAACCTAA
- a CDS encoding diguanylate cyclase produces MLEYVKKNLSCIFPAQDHGKGCLYADEIYDTVQTMNISQTLNYSILLIIMEAFSLIVYLATDFTGRAASMLSFTMLLFLLFIAFNIVYCKYLLKQQRTCSTRRRLKHHTYFFTAIFALYCIAVNHICLQSRLTAESVLMFYIYIAAGPIYSLKEALASVLATALAAIPAFRAHHVPPALYSNLFLYSFISLFLSQMRCHIIVSNLQMVRKARDEQVCLQERADKDPLTQLFNRNGYSLRLEELIPYSIRLHVPVAVIMIDIDYFKQYNDTYGHVQGDECLKKVAAALSGSIHRENDLICRFGGEEFQILLCDVHPSDAIKVGDRLRKSVADLKIPAANRSASPFVTISAGVVSTVLTSMDDYHKLVRAADDELYYAKSHGKNMISFRELNPAPSSDLSLEDKLEHAKLIYDSIPFPFAIIQIQAKDGQACDFSYVYVNEACARLECRSRNILYRKSFLSHYPDADTRRLPAYYETAMHGGRQMFYDFSPERSKYLKIECFQFHEGYCGCLIEDVTDQHYFELYGNNELGLLNQVVNGGILLTSYQAESPEVIYMNSRLLHALGYCSLSEYKLLSGGSLSFLRQLHPDDTHTFQETMTVFSTDDTVRSCIIRIRRKDGAWLWFMLRGKLIIDEHKNPLNLFTVYHITRQLKQLGQIVPQVDGDSRISL; encoded by the coding sequence ATGTTAGAATATGTAAAGAAAAATTTATCCTGTATCTTTCCCGCACAGGACCATGGCAAAGGATGTCTGTATGCGGACGAAATTTACGATACGGTGCAGACCATGAACATCAGCCAGACCTTGAATTATTCCATCCTTTTAATCATTATGGAAGCCTTCAGTCTAATCGTATATCTGGCCACAGACTTTACAGGCAGAGCTGCTTCCATGCTCAGCTTTACCATGCTGCTGTTCCTTCTGTTCATCGCCTTTAATATTGTATACTGCAAATACTTATTGAAACAGCAGCGGACCTGTTCCACAAGGCGGAGGCTGAAACACCATACATACTTTTTCACTGCCATATTTGCCCTGTACTGCATTGCAGTGAACCACATCTGCCTGCAGAGCCGCCTGACAGCAGAAAGCGTCCTTATGTTTTACATTTACATTGCCGCCGGCCCCATCTATTCCCTTAAAGAAGCGCTGGCCTCAGTGCTGGCTACCGCCCTGGCCGCGATTCCGGCTTTCAGGGCCCACCATGTACCGCCGGCCCTGTATTCCAACCTGTTCCTTTACAGCTTCATCAGCCTGTTTCTGTCCCAGATGCGCTGCCACATTATTGTGAGCAACCTGCAAATGGTAAGAAAGGCCAGGGATGAACAGGTTTGTCTTCAGGAACGGGCCGACAAGGACCCGCTGACACAGCTTTTCAACCGTAACGGCTATTCCCTCCGGCTGGAGGAGCTGATTCCCTATAGCATACGGCTTCATGTACCTGTGGCTGTCATCATGATAGATATTGACTATTTCAAACAGTACAATGATACATACGGCCATGTACAGGGCGACGAATGCCTGAAAAAGGTAGCCGCAGCCCTGTCCGGCAGCATCCACCGTGAGAACGACCTGATCTGCCGGTTTGGAGGGGAAGAGTTTCAAATACTGCTCTGTGATGTCCACCCCTCTGACGCCATCAAGGTTGGAGACCGCTTGAGGAAATCTGTGGCTGATTTAAAGATTCCCGCTGCCAACCGAAGCGCCTCCCCCTTTGTGACGATCAGCGCAGGGGTCGTGAGCACAGTTCTTACCTCCATGGATGATTACCACAAGCTGGTACGGGCAGCGGATGATGAGCTTTACTACGCCAAAAGCCACGGAAAGAATATGATTTCCTTCCGGGAACTGAATCCGGCTCCCAGCTCCGACCTATCCCTGGAGGACAAACTGGAGCACGCAAAACTTATATATGACAGCATCCCCTTCCCCTTTGCCATCATTCAAATTCAGGCAAAGGACGGACAGGCCTGTGATTTTTCCTATGTATATGTAAATGAAGCCTGTGCCCGCCTGGAATGCCGTTCCAGAAACATCCTCTACCGAAAAAGCTTTCTGAGCCATTACCCGGACGCCGATACGCGGCGCCTTCCCGCCTACTATGAAACAGCCATGCACGGCGGGCGGCAGATGTTTTATGATTTCAGCCCGGAACGCAGCAAGTACCTTAAGATAGAGTGCTTTCAATTCCACGAAGGCTACTGCGGCTGTCTCATTGAGGATGTAACGGACCAGCACTATTTTGAGCTGTACGGCAATAATGAGCTGGGGCTTCTGAACCAGGTGGTAAACGGCGGCATCCTCCTGACCAGCTACCAGGCAGAATCCCCGGAGGTCATATATATGAATTCCAGGCTGCTTCACGCCCTTGGCTACTGCAGTCTGTCCGAATACAAGCTTTTGTCCGGAGGCTCCTTATCGTTCCTCAGGCAGCTGCACCCGGATGACACCCATACATTCCAGGAGACCATGACCGTATTTTCCACAGACGACACCGTACGCAGCTGCATCATACGGATTCGCAGGAAGGACGGTGCATGGCTGTGGTTCATGCTCAGAGGCAAACTGATTATTGACGAACACAAAAATCCCCTCAACCTGTTCACTGTCTACCACATTACACGTCAGCTGAAACAGCTGGGGCAGATAGTTCCTCAGGTGGATGGGGATTCCCGTATCAGTCTATGA
- a CDS encoding homocysteine S-methyltransferase family protein translates to MTILEEMKVRRLFCDGGMGSLLQAQGLKPGELPETWNLTRRDVLISIHRSYLEAGADIMTTNTFGANRLKFKDDLESIVTAAVENARTAVREAGHGYVALDLGPTGRLLKPLGDLDFEDAVKLYKEVVSIGARAGADLVLIETMSDSYELKAAVLAAREAGFRPDTGERLPVFATVIFDEKGKLLTGGNVESTVALLEGLRVDALGINCGLGPVQMKGILEEILRVSSLPVLVNPNAGLPRSENGKTVYDIDAEGFALVMEEIAAMGAVVVGGCCGTTPEHIRLMTQRCKDMPVVWPEKKHRTVVSSYAKAVTAGRKTIIIGERINPTGKSKFKQALRDHNLEYILKEGVSQQDNGADVLDVNVGLPEIHEPSMMEEAVRELQAIIDLPLQIDTSDMEAMERAMRIYNGKPLINSVNGKEESMSRIFPLMAKYGGVAVGLCLDESGIPDTADGRLAVGRKIIERAAVYGIGPEDIILDGLCMTVSSDSKGALTTLETLRRIRDELGVGTVLGVSNISFGLPQREIINAAFFTMAMECGLGAAIINPNSEAMMRAYYSFNALMDRDPQCGQYISVYSGQSAGLGQTIGKSGSQNGIKADNHFGSGEDQGGGSQGPALTAAIERGLKEAAHNAVTELLKEREPLDIINSEMIPALDRVGKGFEKGTVFLPQLLMSAEAAKAAFEVIKAAMDGSGQAQEKKGTIILATVKGDIHDIGKNIVKVLLENYSYEVIDLGRDVPSEVIVKEAVERQVALVGLSALMTTTVPSMEETIRQLRAASVTVKVMVGGAVLTEDYARTIGADAYCRDAMASVNYAEQVFGA, encoded by the coding sequence ATGACAATATTAGAAGAGATGAAGGTACGCCGCCTGTTCTGCGACGGCGGAATGGGAAGCCTGCTCCAGGCCCAGGGCCTGAAACCGGGAGAGCTTCCGGAAACGTGGAACCTGACCCGCCGGGATGTGCTTATATCCATACACCGGTCCTATCTGGAGGCCGGCGCAGACATCATGACCACCAATACATTTGGCGCCAACAGGCTTAAATTTAAAGATGATTTGGAGTCCATCGTGACAGCCGCAGTGGAAAATGCCAGAACCGCGGTCAGGGAAGCAGGACACGGATACGTGGCCCTGGATCTGGGACCTACGGGGCGCCTGTTAAAACCTTTGGGGGATTTGGATTTCGAGGATGCGGTGAAGCTTTATAAAGAGGTGGTATCCATTGGCGCCAGGGCGGGAGCGGACCTGGTTCTTATAGAGACCATGAGCGACAGCTATGAGCTGAAGGCCGCGGTGCTGGCTGCCAGGGAGGCGGGATTCAGGCCGGATACAGGGGAACGCCTGCCTGTGTTCGCAACCGTTATATTTGATGAAAAGGGAAAGCTTCTGACCGGCGGAAACGTGGAGTCCACCGTGGCCCTGTTAGAGGGACTGAGGGTGGATGCCCTGGGAATCAACTGCGGTCTGGGACCTGTGCAGATGAAGGGTATCCTGGAGGAAATTCTGAGGGTGTCCTCCCTTCCCGTGCTGGTAAACCCCAATGCAGGCCTTCCCAGAAGCGAGAACGGGAAGACGGTGTACGACATAGACGCTGAGGGCTTTGCCCTTGTCATGGAGGAAATCGCGGCCATGGGCGCTGTGGTGGTGGGAGGGTGCTGCGGCACCACCCCGGAGCATATACGCCTGATGACACAGCGGTGTAAGGACATGCCTGTGGTGTGGCCCGAGAAAAAACACCGCACTGTGGTGTCCTCCTATGCAAAGGCAGTGACCGCCGGCCGTAAGACAATCATTATCGGGGAGCGCATAAACCCCACCGGCAAGTCCAAGTTCAAGCAGGCCCTGCGGGACCACAACCTGGAATATATCCTGAAGGAGGGGGTCAGCCAGCAGGACAACGGGGCGGATGTGCTGGATGTGAACGTGGGACTTCCTGAAATCCATGAGCCGTCCATGATGGAGGAGGCTGTGAGGGAGCTTCAGGCCATCATCGACCTGCCTCTTCAAATCGACACCTCGGACATGGAAGCCATGGAGCGCGCCATGCGTATATACAACGGAAAACCGTTGATTAACTCTGTCAACGGCAAGGAAGAGTCCATGAGCCGCATATTTCCGCTGATGGCAAAATACGGCGGAGTGGCGGTGGGACTCTGCCTGGATGAGTCCGGCATTCCCGATACGGCAGATGGACGTCTGGCCGTGGGCAGGAAAATCATAGAACGGGCAGCGGTGTACGGAATCGGGCCGGAGGATATCATTCTGGACGGACTCTGCATGACGGTCAGTTCCGACAGCAAAGGGGCCCTTACCACCCTGGAGACCCTGCGGCGCATCCGGGATGAGCTGGGAGTGGGAACCGTGCTGGGGGTATCCAACATATCCTTCGGACTGCCCCAGAGGGAAATCATCAATGCCGCATTCTTTACCATGGCCATGGAATGCGGGCTGGGAGCTGCCATCATAAACCCTAACTCCGAGGCCATGATGCGGGCTTACTACAGCTTTAACGCGCTTATGGACCGGGATCCCCAGTGCGGCCAGTATATCAGCGTGTACAGCGGGCAGAGCGCGGGCCTGGGCCAGACCATTGGAAAGAGCGGCAGCCAGAACGGGATAAAGGCAGACAATCATTTTGGTTCAGGAGAGGATCAAGGAGGAGGAAGCCAGGGGCCGGCTCTGACAGCAGCCATTGAGAGAGGCCTGAAAGAAGCCGCCCACAACGCGGTGACGGAACTGTTAAAGGAGAGGGAGCCGCTGGATATTATCAACAGTGAGATGATACCGGCCCTGGACCGTGTGGGAAAAGGGTTTGAGAAGGGAACCGTGTTCCTGCCCCAGCTTCTTATGAGCGCGGAGGCCGCCAAGGCTGCGTTTGAGGTCATCAAGGCAGCTATGGATGGAAGCGGACAGGCCCAGGAAAAGAAAGGCACCATCATCCTGGCAACGGTGAAAGGCGACATCCATGATATCGGCAAGAACATCGTGAAGGTTTTGCTGGAAAATTACAGTTATGAGGTCATCGACCTGGGAAGGGACGTGCCGTCGGAGGTCATTGTAAAGGAGGCCGTGGAACGGCAGGTTGCCCTGGTGGGCCTGAGCGCCCTCATGACCACCACTGTGCCCAGCATGGAGGAAACCATCCGCCAGCTAAGGGCTGCATCCGTCACTGTCAAGGTGATGGTGGGAGGCGCTGTGCTGACGGAGGATTATGCCAGGACCATAGGCGCTGACGCCTATTGCAGGGATGCTATGGCATCGGTAAATTATGCGGAGCAGGTATTCGGCGCTTAG